ACATCTCACGAATTTTTATTACAGGAAGGGTACGTTGTCCGTTGATTTTTGGATATTTTTGCATAGCTAAACCATTCAGGAAATTAGCTATTTCATCAAGCGGTTTTTTGTCCCAGCTCTTCGCCTCAGGATTATCGACAAAATAATGGCGAAAGAGAGCTTGACCGAGCTGCTCAAGGGTTTCGTTCATGCGGCGATTGAGCTCGATTTTTTCATCAAGACTGCCGAGGATATTGGCAATTTTCTTTTGCTTATCTACGTCAGGAATGCGCACTTTTAGCGCCGACAAGTGGTTCCTATTTAACGTAGGTACAGCTGCACCTACGTTAAAGCTAGAAAAGTCTAAAGACTTAAGAGTATAATAAATAAATTTCTCATCATTACCCTTAAAATCCTTGACCCAAAGTGTAGTATTTAGGGGCCAAAAGTCACTTTCGACATATTGACCACCACCAATACTGCCGGAGCGACCAATAACCACACCTGGACCTTTTACCTTAAACTTGTCATGAGTCGTAGTTGTTCCGGTAGACGCTACGACTGGATATTTACCCTGTCTACGTTGTGAGGTGGGCAAGTCAAAACCACGCTGCAAGGTAATTGCATCGGAGAGCGAAACAATCTGCATCATTGTTTCTGCTCCTCATCTTTTTCTGCCACCTCATCACCCCCTCTCGTCCCCTTTGTATCAAGTAGTCTCTGAATATCTGGCTGTATTTTGCCTATCTCGCTTAGTGAATTTTGCAAATACCTAGTGAAATTATTTTTTGCCAGCTCTCTAGTGATATCGTTATACACTTGCAAGGACTTCATATTTCTAAGAGATTCGGCAGTGGCTTTCGATAACTGAGACTGGATTTCTGAATTATATGTAACATTTTTTTTGAATTCTGGCGAGGCAATATTTAGCTTCAATCTAGCGACAGCTTCGGTAAGAGGTTGAAATATCTGAGAAATCTGTTTTTGATATTCGGTAAATATCGTAGGATCAATCGTTGCTACAGAATCCATGATAGCTTTCATAGAATTGCTTAGCTGCTCCATGTTCACCTTTAGGTTTTCACGGTAGGTGCTCTTAATAGTACCAATGCGTGACATTATGTGTTTCTGATTTTTTCTAGTTTGGTCGAGTATTTTTTTGGTTATTATGTTCTGATGCGCCGCTTTATTGCGTGCATCTATAACTTTATTCAAAGCTCCAGATATATGCTCGTACTGCACGGGGCTTTCCAAAATAGAACAAATACTATTCCAAACTGTCCTGGTCTCAAATAAATTTGTCGCCCGTAACTTTAGGTTATCAAAATCTTTCGACTCTGCTATTAGTAACAGCATGGCATCTCCCGTATTAAGCCTTTCCCTAGCAAGCCGTGATATATCTTCCTCTAGAACGCCCGGAAGCTCACCAAATGAAAAATCATGAATCTTTTGACACCACTCGATTATCCCTGTAGGTGTTGATTTTATGCCATGTTTCTGATGATTACTAATGATATCTATCAAAACCTTTTCTATCTCTGGGATTATACAGACGAGCAACTTCTTAAGCTGCCTTTCAATCACCAGTGTGAGCTGTAAGATTTTTTCACCCCGAGCAGCCGAAAGTTCGTCAGAAAGTATGAAGACGTCTTTTGCCTTAGATATCTTATGATACACCTCATCGGTCATTTCAGACTCTAGCATCAATACGTTAATCATGAAGAGACCGGCCTGCCGATCGAGGTCGGATAACTTCGCCTCATCGGCATGACTTACGCCTAGGTCTTTGAGACGATTGATCGCTTTGAATTCAGTCGAAGCCTCTACGGCAAATTCTATTGAGTATTTTTTACTCACAAACCACTCCCGAATGAAACCGACGGACGAGAATAGATTTGTGCTAATTTAACTACAAGGTGAGTCTTTTTAATATAAAGCCACTGTACTATAAAGAAGTTCTTCATAGTCGACCCAGTGCTTAGCTCCCCTTGAAGATTCATAGTTTGATCTTCTCCAAATTGACCTTGATTTTCGCCTCCAGCTCGCGGCTCTTCGCAAACTGCCCTTCAAGCTCAGCAGTCAACCGAGCAAATTTCTCGGCGAACGGTTCATCGTCTTCTTCCGCCTCCTCGACGCCCACGTAACGGCCAGGCGTCAGCACATAATCATGTTGCTTAATCTCCTCCAGCTCAGCAACTTTACAGAAACCTGGCTGGTCGGCGTAATCCGCACTAGCAGTTTTATAATCATGGTATGTCTTCGCCACCCGGGCAATGTCTTCTTCGGTCAGCTCGCGGTTACGGCGGGTTGCCATTTTACCCAAATTACGCCCATCGATGAATAGCACTTTGCCATGACGATTGGTACGATCGCGCGACACAAACCACAGACAGCATGGTATAGCGACGTTAAAAAACAACTGGCTCGGCAGTGTGACGATGGCGTCAACCATATCATTAAGCACTAACTGCTTGCGGATATCACCTTCACCGCCAGTTTGACTGCCCATACTCCCATTTGCCAGCACGAAGCCCGCCGTACCGCGCGGGCTCAAATGGTGAATCATATGTTGAATCCAAGCAAAGTTAGCGTTACCCTTTGGCGGCAGACCATATTTCCAGCGTGGGTCAGCCTGCAAATGTTCTTGACCCCAGTCGCTAATGTTAAACGGCGGATTGGCCAAAATGTAATCAGCTTTCAGATCAGGGAGCTGGTCATCCATCAGAGTGTCGCCACGTTTGATATTCGCATCAATGCCGCGAATTGCCATATTCATTTTAGCGAGTCGCCAAGTCGTTTCGTTCAGTTCCTGACCATACACCGCGATATCGCTGACACGCCCAGCGTGCTCCTCGACAAACTTCTCACTCCAGACGAACATACCACCACTACCACAGCACGGGTCATACACGCGCCCACTGTATGGCTCAAGCATTTCTACCAGCAATTTCACGATGGAGCGCGGCGTGTAGAATTCACCGCCATGCTTGCCCTCACTGTCGGCAAACATACCCATAAAATATTCGTAGACTTGACCAAGTAAATCTTTGGAACTGGCAGTGTCAAATTTGATATTGGTAAATAAATCGATGAGTTCACCTAGGCGACGCTTATCCAGAGCTTCACGAGCATAATTTTTTGGCAACACTCCCTTCAGACTAGGGTTGTCGCGCTCAATCGCCTCCATGGCACTATCAACTAAGACGCCAATTTCTGGCTGTTTGGCGCTCGCCACCAAGTGTTCCCAACGAGCCTCCTTGGGAATCCAAAAAATATTCTCCGCCAGATACCAATCCCTGTCTTCTGGATCATAATTGTCATCAACCGCCGTCTGATACCGCGCCGAAAACGCATCCGAAACATATTTTAGAAAGATCAACCCCAGTACCACATATTTATAATCCGACGAACTAATATTACCCCGTAGTTTATCCGCCGCAGCCCACAACTGCTTTTCAAGCTCCCTCGTATTCATAGATAGATTATATCAGATTTTGAGGCTCATTTACTCTGCGTGCAGCAAGCTCTTGTAATTAAGTTTTGTAACGATAATATGATCATTAAGCGTAATGCCAAGCAGTTTTCCCACTTCCACCAGCCTGTTCGTGACATCTTTGTCAGCCTGGCTCGCCTCCAAACTACCGCTCGGATGATTATGCGCCACGATGACCGAGGCAGCACGGTCGGCGATGGCGTCGGCGAAGACCTCGCGCGGGTGTACCAGGCTGGCGGTCAGCGTACCGATAGTCACCACCCGCTTGGCGATCAAACGATTCGCACCATCCAGCGTCAGGCAGACAAAGTATTCCTGCTTTTTGTCGTGAATGTCGGCCAGTAGCTCAACCGCTTTCTCTGGACTATCAATGATCGGCTGGTCGCTATCCAGCAAATACCGCCGCGCCAGTTCTAAGCTCGCCACAATCACTGGGATTTTTGCTTCTCCCAAGCCAACCACGCCGCGTAGATCATCATACGAAACATCGCCGCCTTTTTGACGCACAATCTTCAGCACCTCGCGCGCAATTTTACCGACATCGGCCCGAGCATTACCGCTGCCAACAATCGCCATCAACAGCTCCAAGTCACTCAGCCGCGCCGCACCGTAGCGTGCCAATTTCTCGCGGGGACGGTCGTTGGGATGACGATCAGAGATTCTCATATAGACAGTATAGCAAGCGCCCTAACTAAACTAAAGTTGTCAGGCTGACACATACCTACTGTTCAATCGGCCTTGTCAATTCAACATTGATAGAGATTTTATCAACATTAAACATCTCCGCTAGTTCGCGCATGAGCCGTATTTTTTGATTCGTATTTGTTGCTACGTCAACCACAAGCCCCGTGTCGTGAATCTTTACGGAATTAAAAAATCTTTTAGAATCATTACTAATCCAATTTTTCGTCTTTTCGCTGTTCATAATCTGATCAATAAAATCAGGGTTCTCGTCATACAAATACTCGCAATAGACGCCAAGAATTTGCGACCAGCTCGTTACTGGATACGAATCATCACCGATATAGAACATCTTTACCATTGTGCCCTTGAAATCAACATCATCAAAAATATTAACTTTCGTATCAAGTATTGGCGGTTCAAACGTACTTGTTGGCAGCGGCCAAATTTTAATTATTTTATCAATCCACCACCGCTGGCGCTCCAATATTGCTGCTTCATTCCATGTATCATATTTAGCAACAGTCTTATTAATCTTAAGCGGGCTATCAGCAAACCCGTCTGGCATATTACGCTTTTCTCGGAAACTTTTGTTTGAATATTCAGAATTATATCCCGTCAATGTCAAATTCGCTAGCCCATGCAAATATGTGCCATGAATTTCATCGGCACGGTCGCCGAGCTCATCCCGCCAAGCATTGGTCATGGTTTGCGGCATAATATGTTCAATCGTTAGCTGTAGCTCTT
The window above is part of the Candidatus Saccharibacteria bacterium oral taxon 488 genome. Proteins encoded here:
- a CDS encoding restriction endonuclease subunit S; translated protein: MMQIVSLSDAITLQRGFDLPTSQRRQGKYPVVASTGTTTTHDKFKVKGPGVVIGRSGSIGGGQYVESDFWPLNTTLWVKDFKGNDEKFIYYTLKSLDFSSFNVGAAVPTLNRNHLSALKVRIPDVDKQKKIANILGSLDEKIELNRRMNETLEQLGQALFRHYFVDNPEAKSWDKKPLDEIANFLNGLAMQKYPKINGQRTLPVIKIREMSSGITDSTDIASANIPEEYIVHDGDLLFSWSGTLMVKFWSGGDGALNQHLFKVTSDKYPEWLYYYWTKYYLDQFISIAKSKATTMGHIQRKHLKQAEVIIPPNIEEMTSEFTSIIDQIKTNLFEINSLVNIRSSLLPKLISGEIEI
- a CDS encoding SAM-dependent DNA methyltransferase: MNTRELEKQLWAAADKLRGNISSSDYKYVVLGLIFLKYVSDAFSARYQTAVDDNYDPEDRDWYLAENIFWIPKEARWEHLVASAKQPEIGVLVDSAMEAIERDNPSLKGVLPKNYAREALDKRRLGELIDLFTNIKFDTASSKDLLGQVYEYFMGMFADSEGKHGGEFYTPRSIVKLLVEMLEPYSGRVYDPCCGSGGMFVWSEKFVEEHAGRVSDIAVYGQELNETTWRLAKMNMAIRGIDANIKRGDTLMDDQLPDLKADYILANPPFNISDWGQEHLQADPRWKYGLPPKGNANFAWIQHMIHHLSPRGTAGFVLANGSMGSQTGGEGDIRKQLVLNDMVDAIVTLPSQLFFNVAIPCCLWFVSRDRTNRHGKVLFIDGRNLGKMATRRNRELTEEDIARVAKTYHDYKTASADYADQPGFCKVAELEEIKQHDYVLTPGRYVGVEEAEEDDEPFAEKFARLTAELEGQFAKSRELEAKIKVNLEKIKL
- the radC gene encoding DNA repair protein RadC, which produces MRISDRHPNDRPREKLARYGAARLSDLELLMAIVGSGNARADVGKIAREVLKIVRQKGGDVSYDDLRGVVGLGEAKIPVIVASLELARRYLLDSDQPIIDSPEKAVELLADIHDKKQEYFVCLTLDGANRLIAKRVVTIGTLTASLVHPREVFADAIADRAASVIVAHNHPSGSLEASQADKDVTNRLVEVGKLLGITLNDHIIVTKLNYKSLLHAE